Sequence from the Cucurbita pepo subsp. pepo cultivar mu-cu-16 chromosome LG02, ASM280686v2, whole genome shotgun sequence genome:
AAGTTACTTGAATATTGACCCCAAATGGTTGCACATTTTCTTAAATCTTAGTCTAAATCATTCTTCTTTAACGTGTTCTACAGGGTGGTGTAAATTAATGACTTCCTCTTGTCTTTACCAGCTACAAACTCCCATGTTCATaccaaatcaagaacaaatgAATGATCAAATATGACAGTGACAAGAGGATCCTGATATCAgcttaatcttaaaaatttgCTAGCATTTGGATAGATTAGGTAAGAATATGACATTGATAACCTAACAAAGTCAATAAAAGTGGCTATctcattgaattttttgtatttataaattgGGGTGATTCCACTTGCCCACAACTTTTCTCCTTAGTCTAAGTAAGGAGATTTGAATTCCATGTATTAGCATTACTCAGGTTTTCAACTCAGTAACTATTTATTGAACTTAACAGGAATCTCATGACCCAGTGGCCTGAAATTACAAACTCCGGCAGATAAGCTAATTGactgaaagaaaaacacaaactGATGCTATTTTCAACATACTTACTCATGGAGGCGGCAATCAAGGTCACAATGTCTACAAAGAAGTCGCTGGAACGAGATGAAGCCGAAATAATGTTATATTTGAAGGCATTTCTGTcagaggaagagaaaagggATTAGTTTACATGAACTAATTCAAGCAAAGTTGTGTTCTTCagttttgaagaaattaaCAGAATTTATATgtcaaaagatatgaaaatcattCTAAGAAGAAACTCTTACCTGTAAACACGATTACATACCGAAATGCAAGGTGATAATCCATCGTCGAAGCgagagcttcaagaaagaCGTTGGGCCGTCCATGGATTAAGACAATGGGCCTAATTAGAGCTGGGACAGAACACAGGAAGTTTATGTTTGGGCCAATTACTAATTTCGGCCAACTaacaaattatgaaaaaaggaaaagaggaaAATGTATTTCGATATGTATTATGTACATGACATGCTTGGCTATTTCTTTTAATGGAACAATTTGCTCCCATTCCTCCTCCGACACCATTAAAACGGCCGCCACTCCCGCCGcccaccaccacctcctcgACTTCTCTAATGACAACCAAAGCAAGCCAGCGGGAATCAGAAAatcttgaaattaaataacgaAAAACGTTTGTGATCCAATGAAGAACAGGTGTGGTCGCATTGTTTGTAAACAAGCTTTGTCCCCTCTTCCCcaactctttctttctaacAATCTTCATAGCCTGTGCTTATCAGTTTCCTTCCCAAAAATATAAACGAGAACAAAGTTTACCATTTCAGAAGCAGGCAAAATATAAGTAAAGCCAAGCAAATTTGAACATCTTAAAAGGATTTCATGAAATTCTGAGTTTCCTTCAAAGAGTCAAAGAGAAGAGCGAAAAAAAACCACCCAAAAAACGAGGGTAATCAGTCTTATTCGCTAGGGGGTCATATGGTGTTGATAATACTCagataagaaaaattatgggaAAAGTGAGTAATGAATTGGGGGAACATATTCTGGAGTGGAGTTGTCTCATCAATTATAACCTCAACCTAAACAACAAATAGATACTGGGGCAGCTCCAATATGATGAACAGAATATATGATTCGGCATCCTTTTGTGTATAGCCACACTTCAATCAGAGCATTCTCCTAAATTCCATCCCTTATCGCGGCACACAGAGACCTAATTCTGAAACACAGTGAATAAACGAGAATTACTTTAGCATTTACTTCAAGTGAAGGAGCTACTTCAGAGTTCAAACAAATGTTATCGTCCTCTATAATGCTGATTACGAATCAACCAGACTGAGTACTTGATAAAGTAAAAGTATCTAATATGGAAGACAATACATATGAAAGCAAATACTTCcatcttttaatttaagagaTGATATCACCAAATAACCACTAGACATTCCTAGGGTTGCTCCCTCTTATTAGTGATCAATCATCTATCTAACTACAACTAAATGCACTACATGGGTATTGTTATCTACTTTCTATGAAAGCTAGTCACATTTTCTCAAGATCCAATTCAATATATTTCCTTCAGGAGATAAGATTAGATTGATGCTAAGTTCCAGAGTAACACATACAACAgcaatgaaaacaaaattttcgaCAACTACTTGAATGCTTTGAGAAAAATTGTTGATTTCAGTCATGACCGATAATATTGGAGCATATTGAATTGCCAAGAATAGACTTTCTGTATGCCTATCTATGTAATAACATGTTAGTATCtcgaaaaatattgaattatgaagaatGTAAGCTTAGGTTGCAAAATCCACAGAATGATTTTTAAACACCATAGATGAAATCCCCAAAACAAATTAATcccatatattaaaataagagGACCAGGGCCAGTTTGAAAAGCACTTGATACAGTCTTTATGTGACTTCTTGTACGTATTTTCAATATTAGAAGAATTTTGAAGGAGCATAACTCCTACTGATACTGTTTGCAAAATATCAATATCTAACGTGAAGCAGAGTACATGCCATCAGGACTCTGTATAAATTAGCACATTTAGGGGAAGATTGACAATTGGCTGTAACACTATACAAGTTTATACTACGTGCATAACCAAGAGTTCTATGAACGATGCATTCAGTGAAAACTATAAAAATCCTACAAAAATTCAATACTGGCACAGCAAATGTAAATGATAATTCTTATAATATAACAAGCATTCCCTAGTTTGGCCATGGAGTATCAATTATCATCTTTCAAATGTCAacttaattacaattttagttGCTTTCGTAAGCCCAGGAAATAGGTATTGAGACTCATATGTAAACCCAAGCAAATGAGAAACAGTCATCCGAGCAGGCCTTCAAATGAGATGCAGATACGAATCAGAGCAAATATTTGGAGGGGAAAAAGGTGGTACTGAAAAACTTAACACATAAACTAAtggaaaaaatttcaaattaaatttggaatCAAACTTCAAATTGGACTGTATTTAGGGAGAATCATAACAAACAATAGAAAATCCATTCATATACAAGAGTTAAAAAGTTGCTTACagataaaaaattacaaagaatGGAGATATCAAACTCCTGGATTGGCACTGCAGAGCATACCCTGAGACAATGACCTCGAAGACACCGAATCGATTCCAAGACACGAAGTTAGCCGCGCCGAAGAGACTGCTGAATGAAGGGGAAGCAGAGATTCAAGGGAACCCAACCGCGGAACCAACCTGAAGAATCAAATCACTCTTAAACCCTAAGTAAATGGTaaaatcacaaagaaaagaaaattcactAATGGGGCAAGAAAAGAGTTCAATAATCTCGCTTGCCTGGAAATTGTGGGCGAAGAACGAACAGTGAAGAAAGAAGCTGGTGTTGCTTTAATGGAGGGTTTGGTTAAGGTGGATTTGATGAGGGAAATAGTTGGGGTTGCAAGAGATCGACAGCGGGAAGCCATTGGAAATGAACGGAGAGAAGAAGctgagaattagggtttttcaGGAGCTGCCTAACAAGTCCGATAAGAAGAAAGGTTTTGACGACGCCTTacataaatcatttttttgaGCAAAAATCCATTTATTCtctctaaattaataaatttatttacacatttttgttttaatccataaaataaatgtattaaaacaaattattactTTATATCTTAGACTAATAAGACGTTTTTTTTCGAGTAAAAATGTGAAGATACAAAGATTTGAACCTAAGTCTTAAATATATTGCTCGAGTTATTTTCTCTTTAGTATAAATTAGTGTAACGGTCCAAAACTACcgcagtagatattgttcgacTCGTTTTGCTAAAAACAggtttcttataagaaatgtttcgttcccctctccaaccgtcgtgggatctcacaatccatcccccttggggccaacgtcctcattgCACACCACACGATgactagctttgataccatttttaacagcccaaacccatcccctttggggccaacaTCCTCATTGCACATCACTCGATgactagctttgataccatttgtaattggacccaccgctagtagatattgtccactttagcccgtAAAGATGTCaatctagtagatattgtccactttgacccgtaTAGATgtcaatctcacgattttataacatgtctgctaggaagaggtttcacGCGAtgttaaaaagttcaaaatattgATAACTTTTCGTAGAAGATTTGAAGCAGCCAATTAGTCTTTAAAGTAGTCTTCAAGAACAAAAGTTGCATCCTGAAAATGTCACTTACTACACCAAAACTACGACCAATTGACAACAATAACTAAGCGATGTTTCAGCATAACAATACTCGACAGAGCATTTCTTCCTTACTAGCCAGCTCCAACTTGGCCGCCATAATGTGCATCAACCCTTCTTGAGACCTCAATGAGATGAATGCTGAAGGAGAACGACATGGATTCATTGTTAGATTAAATCGTGTGTGACTGTACGTCTTGATTCCAACCCGACTAGAGTAGGCGGAGTTTTCCAGTTACGGCATCGATGAACTCCTTTGGCCCTGTTTAAAAGAGAGATGGACAATGTGTATACGATTAAGAATATGAATTCATAACTAAATTTATCAAAACTCGTGAGCTTAATCTTTCAAGTTTAGAGGTGAGCTCCTATAATGCATGCAGTTGTAATATCTCAACCCCAtcgctggcagatattgtcctttttgggcttttccttctaggattcccctcaaggttttaaaacgcatcgggtagggagaggtttccacacccttataaagaatgttttattcccctttccaaccgatgtgagatttcacaattccCTCCCCCCCCCtcggagcccaacgtcctcactgccactcgttcccctctccaatcgacgtgggatctcacaatccaccccctttgggctTAGCGTCCGACATCCCCCAGTGTCTATCTCTGATACcctttgtaatagcccaagcccaccgctagcaaatattgtcctctttgagcttcctctcaagattttaaaacgcgtcagctagagaaaggtttccacacccttataaagaatgtttcgctcccctctccaaccgatatgagatctcacaatcactATTTATTAGGTTTCGTGCTATTTTCTAAGCTCACAATCACTATTTATTAGGTTTCGTGCTATTTTCTAAGCTCACAatcacccttataaagaatgtttcgctcccctctccaaccgatatgagatctcacaatcactATTTATTAGGTTTCGTGCTATTTTCTAAGCTCACAatcacccttataaataacaCGTACCTCGACTAAGAGATCAAAAGTTCCAATCCTCTATCAACAAAGGTTGTTTaactcaaaaaagaaagaaaaaagcatAGGGAGTGTTAACAGTACGCCGTAATCATTAAACTCTCCGTAACTCATCAACTCAACCCACATATTAACACAGCAGAGTGATACGAGGAAAATCAATCAGACAACCTCAGAATTCTATCATCATAGGGTAA
This genomic interval carries:
- the LOC111787734 gene encoding uncharacterized protein LOC111787734 isoform X2, whose amino-acid sequence is MASRCRSLATPTISLIKSTLTKPSIKATPASFFTVRSSPTISRLVPRLGSLESLLPLHSAVSSARLTSCLGIDSVSSRSLSQELGLCVPR
- the LOC111787734 gene encoding uncharacterized protein LOC111787734 isoform X1 encodes the protein MASRCRSLATPTISLIKSTLTKPSIKATPASFFTVRSSPTISRLVPRLGSLESLLPLHSAVSSARLTSCLGIDSVSSRSLSQGMLCSANPGV